Genomic DNA from uncultured Acetobacterium sp.:
TTTACCCCCAAAGACCTTCTCTAAAATCATCCGTTTCCAGAATGTTTTGCTGGCCCTGGGGAAAAACCAGCACATTTCAACCATCGCTGCGGATATGGGTTATTACGATCAATCTCACCTGCTTAAGGAATTTAAACAATTCACGGGAATCTCTCCCCTGAATTACCGCAAATCCATGTCTCAGGGAACGGCCCTCCGGATTTAAAACGGGATCGGCCCCTTTATTCTATAAAACTGAACAAATCTTGCTTTGATGTCTGTTTTCATAACTACAAGAAATCGCGATGCGAATTTCTTCTAGTTCGCGGGCAGTCGCCAACTACAAGCAAACTTGTGACTGGCTCGTTGCCTTCACGAAAACAATTTTGTAACGTGTAGACGAACAGGCGGTAGCCTGTACGTCGTACAGTGGATAAATTGTTTGATGTAAACAGGCAGCGAAGCTCATGGCACTATCTTATTAAACAAAAATAAAAAATTAAGGAGAATCATTATGGAATTATCACGTGTAGAAATTATTACCAACAACTCAAAAATTGAGGCGTTAAAAAATGCCATGGGTAAATATGGTATTACCGGGATGACAATCACTCAGGTATTGGGATGCGGAGTCCAATTTGGCACCCAGGAATATGAAGTCGAGCCTAAAAAAGAACCGACCCTGCTGCCCAAAGATCTGGTGATGCTGGTGTTGCCTACCAAAGACGTACCAGCCTTTCTGGAATTTGTCAAAGAAGAACTGTACACCGGCCATATCGGTGATGGCAAAATCTTCGTTTCCACAGTGACCAACGCAATCCGGGTCCGAACCGGCGAAGATGGACTGGATGCCCTGTTCCAGAATGAACTATAATCCCTGTCGATCAGGCAATTACTAAACTGCCATGAGCTTAGCCATCAGTTTCACGAAACTGTTTGTGAAACTGACAGCTAAGCAAACCATTGTTCAATTCATTAAATTTCGCTAATTACCTGTTATTTCGCCCATGAAAGGAGCTTACCATGACTGAAAAAAAACTCGGCTTGCCCAGCGTCGTCGCCACCGGGGTTGGTGTCGTCGTCGCCACCAGCTGCCTGATCTCGCTGGGGATAGGCTCATCCGCCATTGGAATGACCTTTATCATCTCAATGGTCATTGCCGGCATCTTAAATATTCTTTTTGCCCTCTCGGTCTCTGAACTCAATGCGCTGATGCCTAACTTAACCGGCGGATTGGCCCAGTATACCCTGGCCTGTATGGGACCCTTTGTCACCATCATCGTAATGGTCGGCGGGTATCTGCTCTGCAATACCATCGTCGGCAGTGCCGAGTGCGCGATGTTCGGGAACACCATTGCCAGCGTGCTTCCCGATATCCCAATCCCCGGCAACTACTATAGTGTCGCCCTGATCATCATTTTAATGATTACCAACTTAAACGGGGTGGATGTGTTCGCCAAAATTCAAAACGTGGTCACGTATACCCTTATCGGTTCTTTGGTCATCATGGGACTACTTGGCTTTTTCAAGTTGGGAACCGGCGATGTGATTGCCCAACCCATGGTTCTGTCCACCAATTTCACCGATGTGACCGCCCTTTGCGGGTTAGCCTTTTTCCTCTTCGTCGGCTCGGAATACATTGTTCCGATTTCAAACCAAGTTCAGAATGCCCGGCGGAATGTCCCTTTGGGCCTGATCATTACCCTGATTCTCGTTTTCACGATGGAAACGCTGCTCGTCTTTGGTTTTCATAATTACACCGCCTGGGCAGATCTGAGTGCCAGCACTACCCCCCATATTCTTTATGGCACCATGCTGCTAGGAAATTTTGGTACCATCTGGATGGCTCTGGTTTCAATTTGCGCCGTTACCGGGGTTATCAATACCATCATTTCATCCCTGGCTTATATCGCCGACGGGATGGCCAAAATCAACCTGATGCCGAAAGTTTTTATGAAGACAAACAAAAAAGGTGCTCCCTATGTTGGCATCCTCGTCATCGGCGGAATCATGGCGATTATCAATGCAACCGGCTTATCCACCACCAGCCAGTTGTCCTTCCTGATCTTAACTGGTGTGGTCTTCTGGATGGTCGCCTATATTGTCACCCACCTCAATGTGTTGGTGTTAAGGAAACGTCTTCCTAAGGCTCCCCGAACCTTTAAAGTGCCCTTTGGCCCGGTGATCCCGATTGTCGGTTCCCTGGGGATTGTCTGGATGATTTATAACATCTCGTCCGATCCCGTAACCCGACTGAATATTTACATGCTTTGTGGTCTCATCTTTGCTGCCTTGACGGTCTATTCCGTCATCTGGGTCAAGAAGGTCATGAAACTTGACCTCTTCAAGCCGATCCCGCTTAAAAAGGTTATGGCGATGGAAAATGATCTTTACCATGTCTATCACAATCCCAAATCCGGAGATCATGTGCCAAAATTAGAGAAATAAATTTATCAATTTGTTCAAAACATCAAACTATCATTGCTTTGATGTCGGTTTCTACAAACTATTTCGTAACGTGTAAGAATAGTTTGGCGCAAATCCGCAACGAAGCTCACGATAGCTTTGCAATTGCTATTAAATAATAAATAATAATAAAAATTATTTGGAGGTTTATGTTATGAAATTACCTGGAATTGACTTTCTGTATTTAAATGAAGCCGATATGATTAAAGCCGGTGTCAACAATGTTGTGGCCTGTACTGATTGTATGGAAGAATTGTTAAAGCTCTTAGACAAGGGCGATTACCGAATGGGTGGTGACAATGGCAATTCTCACGGCTGTATGATTACCTTCCCGGAAGAACCGGAATTCCCCAATATGCCTAAAAATGCCCCCGATCGTCGGTTCATGGCCATGCCCGCCTATGTTGGCGGTAAGTTTGATGTCGCCGGCATGAAATGGTACGGTTCCAATGTTGATAATCGTGACAAAATGCTGCCCCGCTCGATCCTGATGATGATGTTAAATGATAAAGACACCAGTGCACCCTTAGCTCTGATGTCAGCCAATCTGCTCAGTGCTTACCGTACCGCGGCAATTCCCGGTGTCGGAGTCAAAAATCTGGCCCTGAAAGATGCCAAAGTGCTTGGTATCATCGGCCCTGGGGTCATCAATTCCACTGCCATTGAAACCTTTGCGGCCCTGCGACCAACGCTGACGACGCTTAAAATCAAAGGCCGGGGCCAGGCTTCCATTGATCGCTGCATCGACTATGTGAAAGAAAAATGTCCGCAATTTACCGAAATCATCGTTTGTGAAACCTTGGAAGAATGCGTCCGCGGCTCGGATATTTTAAGCTTTGCCACCTCAACCGCGATGGGTGCAGGTCCTTCGGTTTATCCCTTCGTAGATGAGGCGTGGATTAAGCCCGGAGCGCTCTTCTGTTTGCCTGGCGCCGCTGATTTTACCGATGAATTTATCCAAAGCGACAAAACCAAGCTGGTTGTCGATAATATTTCCCTTTATGAAGCCTGGGCCGAAGAATACCCCTACCCGACCTACAATATCGTTTATATCCTCGGTTCCAAGTTTATGGATATGATTCATGACGGGAAGCTGGAAAAAAACGATATCCATGATTTAGGCGCCATCTTAAACGGCAAGGTGCCCGGACGGGAAAGCGACGACCAGATCATCCTCTACTCGGTCGGCGGGATGCCAGTGGAAGACGTGGCCTGGGGTAAAGAAGTTTACGACTATGCCCGCAAAAACAACATTGGGGTCAGTCTCAACCTTTGGGATAAACCTTCTTTATACTAAGTCGATAAACTACCGTACCGACCAATTGTTAATCTGTTGTATGCGCGCAATTCGTACAGTTGCAATTAAAAATTCGGCTAATTATAGACGTTTCGTCGCAACTGTTCGCCTTGAGGCACACAACATGCCAACAATTGTCGGTACTAGGTTATCTTTTTTGACAGTCTGAAGTGCCACGGGAAATCCCGTGGCACTTTATTTTATGTGTTAAAAATCGCTACTATCCTGGCCGCTGCTTTTTATTGCTCATAATACCGGGTCGGGAGATTTATTTTATGGATGACGGCTACAATTCTGATGACAAAAACAATTGCACTGCAAAAATAGAGCGCTACCATTTCAGGCATGTATGGATAGGATGCATAGAAAAACAGGGCTCCGGCGATTGATGCCATCGCATAAATTTCTTTTTTTAATACGAAAGGAACATTGCCGACAAAAACATCCCGGATCATGCCGCCACCAACCCCGGTACTTAATCCCATGGCCACGACGAAGAAGGCATTGCTGGCGCCATGCGTCATCGCCATTCGGCAGCCAATGGCCGTGAAGACCCCCAGACCTAAGGCATCGGAGATGACGATGATTTTTTCAAACTTATGGATTTTTTTGTATAAAAAAAATACCACCAGTGCCGTGATAATACTGATGATGGCCGCACTGGGATTAACAAAAGCAGTCGGCGGGGTATTGCCGATGATTAGATCTCTGAAAATTCCACCGCCGACGGCTGTTAAGACGGCTAAAAAAATAATTCCAAAGAGATCAAGTTTCTTTTCAATCCCGGTTACAGCACCCGAAATCGCAAAAGCAATGGTCCCTATTAGTTCAAACGAATTGAGTAAAAACATTATTTCTCCTTGCGGTTTTCTGATAAAATGATTGATTGCTTTGTTTAACGATTCGATTCTATTATATCACCGCTTTTTTTGATTGTAAACTAAGATGCACCGACGGAAAAATCCCGTCGGTGCATGTTGATCTTAAACGATTATCGTGCCATCCCAAAGACAGCGCCAGAAATAAATGGAATCAGCCAGATCAGCCAGACAATAATACTTAATTTGTTGAAATTTGCTTTGGCTGTTTCATCATTCCTGACGAGAACCACAGTTGCCCAAATGGCATGGAAAAGCATCAGTAGAATGGCCAGCAAGCCGGTAACACCATGGAAACTAAGTAACGATCCGCCGGAAGCAATTTGACTCATCAGGGTAGTACCGGTCGTATCAAAGATCAAGCCGATATAAAACATCACTAAATGCCATTTTTTAAGGCCGCCTTGAATTTTTTCGCTCCAGACACCAATGGTGTAGAATACCAACGCCAATGTAATTGCAATGATTGCATATATTAACATATGTACCTCATCTTTCTCATCTACATGTCAAAATTTACAAACAACGATAGCCCTTTTCTAGTTAACAAACGCTTGTTTTAATTGATTTTCGTATTGTATCATCAATGCGTCGATAATAATGAATTATCTATTTTTATTTTGTCTTTAAAGCAGTAACATTGCCATTTAAATGATTTTATTGTGATGCTGTGCGGTTTTTTCCACCGCTAAATTATTAACCTGATTGACAAAGAGACTGACAATTTCCGGGTCAAATTGCGAACCGGCTCCAGCCATGATTGCGCTAACTGCCTCGCGACTGTTATCCGGCTTTTTATCGGGGCGTTTCGTCAAAATGGTGTCATAGGCGCAGGCAATGGCAATGATCCGTGATAATAATGGAATATCGGTTCCCGATAAGCCCTTGGGATAACCATTTCCATCCCACCATTCATGATGCCCCAAGATAGCTAAAGCAATTTCAGATTGGTCCGCCGATGTGTTGGTGATATGATAGCCGATTTCCGGATGCCGTTTGATCAATTCCCATTCCTCATCCGAGAGGCAATCTGCTTTTTCGAGGACTTTTTTATCAATTGCAACCTTTCCGATGTCGTGTAGATATGAAGCAGTTTTCATGATTTCGATTTCTTGTTCACTTAAATGCATCGCCTCGGCTATGCACCGGCAATAGAAACAGACATTTTCGGCGTGGTTTTTTTCACCTCCACTTTTTTCAAACAGGGTGTTCATAATCGTGGCAATGGTCATTTCGCTGACCTCGGGTTTCATTTTCAGCTTTTGCTTATACATCCGACTTTCAGCATTTTTAAAGACGGTCATGATATTCTCAGTCACCGCATATTTGGTGTCCCAACCAAAAGCGATGGAAAGAACTCCTTGATCCACCGACGCCAGCGCCGCTGCCTGATTCATTCGCTCGACAATTTTTTTTGCGGTATCACCATCTGCATTTGGCAATAATAACACAAACTCATCGCCACCCCAGCGGGCGGCAAGATCCGTCGGGCGACAGCATTTTTTGATCACTTTTCCGGTGGCATAGATAATGCCATCCCCGGCAAGGTGGCCAAAAGCATCGTTGATCATTTTTAAACTGTTAATATCCCCCATAACGATCGAAAGCGGATAGTGCCGACGGCCATCGATGCGTTCGAGTTCCTCCTCAAAATACCGGCGGTTGTAAAGACCGGTTAAATGATCGTGGTAGCTTAAATATTCAATTTTTTCCGCCTGAGCTTTGCGCTGGGTAATGTCTCTAAAAATCGATACCACTCGGTGGTGAGCCCGTCGCTGCTTTTTACCGGGGTGGCACTATCTTCAATACTGATCTGGTTGCCGCTGCGATCGGTGATAACGGCATGATTGGTCAGCACGTAGCTGTGATCGGTTCTAAACACTTCGTCCACCGGGTTTAAAACCTGATATTCCGCGTTTTCATGAGATAGGTTAAATACGATGTTATAGTCTTTTCCAATGGCTTCTTCAGCAGTCCAGCCGGTGATTTTTTCCGCTGCTTTATTGAGCATGGTGACCTTCATGTTTTGATCCACCACAATGATGCCATCGCCCACACTTTTCATGATCCGATCCAGATTATTATGGCTGCACTCCAACTGGTTAATCAGAAAATAGATGCCGCAGGCTACAAATAAAAGAATACTGGCCCGCAAGACCGGCGCCGCCATAAATGCCCCATTACTGAGATAGTCCATGATGATATGAAAAATCCCCAGAAACATCGCCATCGGGATCACATATCGCTTG
This window encodes:
- a CDS encoding P-II family nitrogen regulator, whose amino-acid sequence is MELSRVEIITNNSKIEALKNAMGKYGITGMTITQVLGCGVQFGTQEYEVEPKKEPTLLPKDLVMLVLPTKDVPAFLEFVKEELYTGHIGDGKIFVSTVTNAIRVRTGEDGLDALFQNEL
- a CDS encoding APC family permease, whose amino-acid sequence is MTEKKLGLPSVVATGVGVVVATSCLISLGIGSSAIGMTFIISMVIAGILNILFALSVSELNALMPNLTGGLAQYTLACMGPFVTIIVMVGGYLLCNTIVGSAECAMFGNTIASVLPDIPIPGNYYSVALIIILMITNLNGVDVFAKIQNVVTYTLIGSLVIMGLLGFFKLGTGDVIAQPMVLSTNFTDVTALCGLAFFLFVGSEYIVPISNQVQNARRNVPLGLIITLILVFTMETLLVFGFHNYTAWADLSASTTPHILYGTMLLGNFGTIWMALVSICAVTGVINTIISSLAYIADGMAKINLMPKVFMKTNKKGAPYVGILVIGGIMAIINATGLSTTSQLSFLILTGVVFWMVAYIVTHLNVLVLRKRLPKAPRTFKVPFGPVIPIVGSLGIVWMIYNISSDPVTRLNIYMLCGLIFAALTVYSVIWVKKVMKLDLFKPIPLKKVMAMENDLYHVYHNPKSGDHVPKLEK
- a CDS encoding tyramine oxidase subunit B → MKLPGIDFLYLNEADMIKAGVNNVVACTDCMEELLKLLDKGDYRMGGDNGNSHGCMITFPEEPEFPNMPKNAPDRRFMAMPAYVGGKFDVAGMKWYGSNVDNRDKMLPRSILMMMLNDKDTSAPLALMSANLLSAYRTAAIPGVGVKNLALKDAKVLGIIGPGVINSTAIETFAALRPTLTTLKIKGRGQASIDRCIDYVKEKCPQFTEIIVCETLEECVRGSDILSFATSTAMGAGPSVYPFVDEAWIKPGALFCLPGAADFTDEFIQSDKTKLVVDNISLYEAWAEEYPYPTYNIVYILGSKFMDMIHDGKLEKNDIHDLGAILNGKVPGRESDDQIILYSVGGMPVEDVAWGKEVYDYARKNNIGVSLNLWDKPSLY
- a CDS encoding trimeric intracellular cation channel family protein, translating into MFLLNSFELIGTIAFAISGAVTGIEKKLDLFGIIFLAVLTAVGGGIFRDLIIGNTPPTAFVNPSAAIISIITALVVFFLYKKIHKFEKIIVISDALGLGVFTAIGCRMAMTHGASNAFFVVAMGLSTGVGGGMIRDVFVGNVPFVLKKEIYAMASIAGALFFYASYPYMPEMVALYFCSAIVFVIRIVAVIHKINLPTRYYEQ
- a CDS encoding HsmA family protein, producing MLIYAIIAITLALVFYTIGVWSEKIQGGLKKWHLVMFYIGLIFDTTGTTLMSQIASGGSLLSFHGVTGLLAILLMLFHAIWATVVLVRNDETAKANFNKLSIIVWLIWLIPFISGAVFGMAR
- a CDS encoding HD domain-containing phosphohydrolase, whose amino-acid sequence is MVSIFRDITQRKAQAEKIEYLSYHDHLTGLYNRRYFEEELERIDGRRHYPLSIVMGDINSLKMINDAFGHLAGDGIIYATGKVIKKCCRPTDLAARWGGDEFVLLLPNADGDTAKKIVERMNQAAALASVDQGVLSIAFGWDTKYAVTENIMTVFKNAESRMYKQKLKMKPEVSEMTIATIMNTLFEKSGGEKNHAENVCFYCRCIAEAMHLSEQEIEIMKTASYLHDIGKVAIDKKVLEKADCLSDEEWELIKRHPEIGYHITNTSADQSEIALAILGHHEWWDGNGYPKGLSGTDIPLLSRIIAIACAYDTILTKRPDKKPDNSREAVSAIMAGAGSQFDPEIVSLFVNQVNNLAVEKTAQHHNKII
- a CDS encoding PAS domain S-box protein, whose amino-acid sequence is MRLTLVGLSLLTIIFLAVYLNYFRRIDVVYTHLFYVVIIMVGLWFKRYVIPMAMFLGIFHIIMDYLSNGAFMAAPVLRASILLFVACGIYFLINQLECSHNNLDRIMKSVGDGIIVVDQNMKVTMLNKAAEKITGWTAEEAIGKDYNIVFNLSHENAEYQVLNPVDEVFRTDHSYVLTNHAVITDRSGNQISIEDSATPVKSSDGLTTEWYRFLETLPSAKLRRKKLNI